A stretch of Acropora muricata isolate sample 2 chromosome 7, ASM3666990v1, whole genome shotgun sequence DNA encodes these proteins:
- the LOC136922743 gene encoding uncharacterized protein isoform X3 has protein sequence MLLSSSSSPSSSSSSSSLSFSGLSSLLTQDPLPPLQVTLCIYNYRPNVPDTFTKACPMASTGITSASQEISTSFDKLLKDVTANLSPEERKDAVSSIKATFKGKFNTEDDQDLYSCLYLLANQGVFSEDNLTLLEKFVVTPHTSKKTTIQAKIHNFKAVRPLQESRKQELTGRNRDLTNVISMLTTDRSSVVNLYGSSGVGKTRLATEAFSQWSGPKFKVDLREVDKMKDVHFQVFLALSERPGQVEGNHDYEANRVIAKMEHVKRKSEGDILLFLDNADKFVGATNELNASFGSFLDRLLSNPSGKTTQTKLKILLTSRGAIRHSISLKVENHELRALERESPDQMLQKSAPVEFYGIPLKDDILLDAPARIVIAACRGKMDKDRYEDFCKQCDYQGERGVLRSFFEFLAGLTLENQQSCFEAIVRKLRNQGNLDHIIQRLEKAPDTDYDDDDDDISDENDIEAGGAVGNNDDDVDDDDEVCHEEDKKEEAEDKEVFKEGMEDSGNEEENGEGGVQAGEVDTHAQWDYEKDNTDGEFGEEMTQTTVQDVNQEMHSLQLEEQAEKIAEHPLKTTIFEGVVTSEGIHLDLYRWGVHLTFPPGSVTESTTIMVHRWEYGACLPTLGEHEAVVSNVIEISTNKEVKALEFEDEVKLALSHSAPDLEGYELVVKKLLDAETNEWDEVDGCENIRGISDIEDDYPTTDKVPNFLFAVVQAGILECSTYAVVSRLKVSPTYTITVNGGTFGHPDYPQVAITVPKKAVGTKTKLSLQLKVQEVPQDEFQDLHLFAGPILHISDSSKAEFLKPVTVQLPVCLREKTPTIPNPSMWRARIFYLRSETESKEWIEISSELDNPATYDGKVVRFQVRRFSGYVERYACFLDWCGDDLRSKTYDIIDYLWSIVRNQPLEASFFAYFDPKKRRHYQGVLHLICCPAHLRKEVKEEILDEFGKEGNCMSEVSSKRLMIPERDKAFVSVSGGINTLEDTEDFYLRFNGKTKIRDQLDVRVTDLQAHAEVEFRSTPEKNVLNNLHTLSTLSIDVQKTPVEFFGLPFDDPTLHDAPFQGSIGILTACKGALYNIGQGRIYLDHVDLASKLSEREVKKSLLMELSKLDPEHKQRCFDEIVSTLEKGGEGLKHIRNRLIEAHEKIDAPVNERVWDLVADRFKDRGAYWKNLARGLQPKIPESDIFDAQKDGEGAAKECCRVVLQKWYQRHQSSATSKELMRCLTNMGLANANWQIMKELGLVNLENIPLSER, from the exons ATGTTactttcatcatcatcatcaccatcatcatcatcatcatcatcgtcattatcttTCTCAGGGCTAAGTTCGCTCCTGACGCAGGATCCGCTCCCTCCTCTCCAAGTTACTTTATGCATATATAATTACCGACCGAATGTTCCCGATACTTTCACCAAAGCGTGTCCAATGGCGTCCACTGGAATAACTTCAGCATCTCAGGAAATTTCTACCAGTTTTGACAAGCTGTTAAAGGATGTTACTGCCAATTTGAGCCCAGAAGAACGAAAGGACGCTGTGTCGTCCATCAAAGCAACTTTCAAGGGAAAGTTCAATACTGAGGATGATCAAGATTTGTACTCGTGTTTATATCTGTTGGCAAACCAAGGCGTCTTTTCAGAAGACAACCTAACGTTGTTAGAAAAGTTTGTTGTTACTCCACATACATCCAAGAAGACCACGATTCAGGctaaaattcacaatttcaAAGCCGTGCGGCCGTTGCAAgaatcaagaaaacaagaactaacTGGGAGAAATCGTGACTTGACGAATGTTATATCGATGCTAACAACGGATCGATCAAGCGTAGTTAACCTGTATGGATCCAGCGGTGTCGGAAAGACTAGGCTTGCCACAGAAGCATTTTCACAGTGGAGTGGGCCTAAATTCAAAGTTGACTTGAGAGAAGTAGACAAAATGAAGGACGTCCATTTCCaagtttttcttgcattatcaGAAAGACCAGGCCAGGTAGAAGGGAATCATGATTACGAGGCAAACAGAGTCATTGCTAAAATGGAACACGTCAAGCGGAAGAGTGAAGGAGACATCCTTCTCTTCTTAGACAATGCTGATAAGTTCGTAGGTGCAACCAATGAGTTAAACGCAAGCTTTGGTTCGTTTCTAGATCGACTCCTTAGTAATCCATCTGGGAAAACAACTCAAACTAAATTAAAGATCTTGTTGACATCCAGAGGCGCGATTCGTCACAGTATTTCTTTGAAAGTAGAAAATCATGAATTGAGAGCCTTAGAGAGGGAATCTCCAGATCAAATGCTGCAAAAG AGTGCTCCAGTCGAGTTTTATGGCATTCCTTTAAAAGATGACATCCTTTTAGACGCACCCGCTCGTATAGTGATAGCTGCCTGTAGAGGCAAAATGGACAAGGACAGATACGAGGATTTCTGTAAACAGTGCGATTATCAAGGGGAGCGTGGGGTGTTGAGAAGTTTTTTCGAGTTTCTTGCAGGATTGACATTAGAAAACcaacaaagttgttttgaaGCTATTGTGCGCAAGTTGCGCAATCAAGGGAATCTCGATCACATAATCCAACGTCTTGAAAAAG CACCTGATACCGAttacgacgacgacgacgacgacataAGCGATGAAAATGATATTGAAGCTGGTGGTGCTGTTggtaataatgatgacgatgtcgacgatgatgatgaagtTTGCCATGAAGAGGACAAGAAGGAGGAAGCAGAGGACAAGGAAGTATTTAAAGAGGGGATGGAAGACAGTGGAAATGAGGAGGAGAACGGCGAAGGTGGTGTTCAAGCTGGGGAAGTGGACACACATGCGCAGTGGGACTACGAAAAGGACAACACTGATGGTGAATTCGGCGAGGAGATGACTCAGACGACAGTACAAGATGTCAATCAGGAAATGCACTCATTACAGCTCGAGGAACAAGCAGAAAAAATTGCAGAGCATCCCTTGAAAACAACAATATTCGA AGGAGTGGTGACAAGTGAGGGCATCCACTTAGACCTTTACCGTTGGGGCGTTCATCTAACCTTCCCTCCTGGTTCCGTAACTGAGTCCACCACCATAATGGTCCACAGATGGGAATACGGTGCCTGTTTACCTACCCTCGGCGAACACGAAGCTGTCGTGAGTAATGTGATTGAGATATCTACTAACAAAGAGGTCAAGGCCTTAGAATTTGAAGATGAAGTAAAGCTGGCTCTTTCACACAGTGCTCCAGATCTTGAAGGTTACGAACTGGTGGTTAAAAAACTGTTGGATGCGGAGACCAACGAATGGGACGAAGTTGATGGATGTGAAAACATTCGAGGAATCTCAG ATATCGAAGACGATTACCCAACTACAGACAAAGTTCCAAATTTTTTGTTCGCTGTGGTGCAAGCTGGCATTTTGGAATGTTCAACATACGCTGTGGTTTCTCGACTAAAAGTATCTCCAACATACACCATCACAGTCAATGGTGGTACATTTGGTCACCCCGATTATCCTCAAGTCGCAATCACAGTGCCCAAAAAAGCTGTTGGAACCAAAACTAAGCTTTCTTTGCAACTTAAG gtccaagaggttccccaggATGAATTTCAGGATCTCCATTTGTTTGCTGGACCAATATTGCATATTAGTGACTCTTCAAAGGCCGAGTTTTTAAAGCCTGTTACAGTACAGCTACCAGTTTGTCTTCGCGAGAAGACGCCGACTATTCCCAATCCTTCGATGTGGCGTGCAAGAATATTTTATCTTCGCTCTGAGACAGAATCAAAGGAGTGGATTGAGATTTCTAGTGAGCTTGACAACCCTGCAACTTATGATGGCAAGGTTGTTAGGTTTCAGGTCCGACGCTTTTCTGGGTATGTGGAAAG GTACGCATGTTTCCTTGATTGGTGCGGAGATGACTTGCGCTCTAAGACTTACGATATTATTGACTATCTGTGGAGCATTGTACGAAATCAACCTCTAGAGGCAAGCTTTTTCGCTTACTTTGATCCGAAGAAACGGCGTCATTATCAAGGTGTCTTGCATCTTATCTGCTGTCCCGCTCACCTCCGAAAAGAAGTCAAAGAAGAGATCTTGGATGAGTTTGGAAAGGAGGGAAATTGTATGAGTGAAGTCAGTTCGAAAAGATTGATGATCCCTGAGCGTGATAAGGCATTTGTGTCTGTGTCTGGAGGAATCAACACTTTGGAAGATACGGAAGATTTTTATCTGAG GTTTAATGGCAAAACTAAAATCAGAGACCAATTGGACGTTCGTGTGACTGATTTGCAAGCGCATGCTGAAGTGGAGTTTCGCAGCACTCCAGAAAAAAACGTGTTGAATAATTTACATACTTTGTCTACTCTCAGCATCGATGTTCAG AAAACACCAGTAGAGTTCTTTGGTTTGCCTTTTGATGACCCCACTCTTCATGACGCTCCTTTTCAAGGTTCGATTGGCATCTTGACTGCATGTAAAGGAGCATTGTATAACATAGGTCAAGGACGCATTTACCTTGATCATGTGGATCTGGCATCGAAACTTTCGGAGAGAGAGGTAAAGAAGAGTTTGCTAATGGAACTTTCAAAGCTGGATCCGGAACATAAACAAAGATGCTTTGACGAGATCGTCAGTACTTTAGAGAAAGGTGGCGAAGGCCTGAAACACATAAGAAATCGTCTCATTGAAG CTCACGAAAAAATCGATGCACCAGTCAACGAACGGGTGTGGGATCTAGTTGCTGACAGATTTAAGGATCGTGGAGCCTATTGGAAAAATTTGGCCAGAGGTCTCCAACCTAAGATTCCAGAATCGGATATCTTTGATGCACAGAAGGACGGAGAAGGGGCTGCAAAGGAATGTTGTCGAGTTGTGCTCCAAAAATGGTATCAGAGACACCAAAGTAGTGCCACAAGCAAAGAGCTCATGAGGTGTCTGACAAATATGGGTTTGGCTAATGCGAATTGGCAAATAATGAAAGAACTTGGACTCGTGAACCTGGAAAATATTCCCTTGTCAGAGAGATAA